The proteins below come from a single Aegilops tauschii subsp. strangulata cultivar AL8/78 chromosome 6, Aet v6.0, whole genome shotgun sequence genomic window:
- the LOC109770926 gene encoding BTB/POZ and MATH domain-containing protein 2-like — MSPGSRASIMPDDASGHHLLTIHRYYRTKGIPTGQCARSLPFIIGGYRWCIDYYPNGVCREVADYISLCLVLDEDVVAPVMAQHGMRLAGSPAEEERAVPQVSTQAERFLSWTALSFTMFIRRQELESSKYLRNDLFTIRCDITILNYIRGVPPFIPEPPCDLRQEFAKLLETEMGADVVFEVGGETVAAHRCVLAVRSAVFAAELFGPLKEGNAATTGVVVRVDDMEAEVFKALLRYVYTGKLPEMCKEDEDVTCQHLLVAADRYGIGRLKLICEARLCHYINVDSLAIILALAEQHHCQGLKKACFYFLAAPGNLTAVMATDGFQHLATSCPSIMLEIMAFLAH; from the coding sequence ATGTCGCCGGGTTCGAGGGCCTCCATCATGCCCGACGACGCGAGCGGGCACCACCTTCTCACGATCCACAGGTACTATCGCACCAAGGGCATCCCCACCGGACAGTGCGCCAGGTCCCTCCCTTTTATCATCGGCGGCTATCGCTGGTGCATCGACTACTACCCCAACGGCGTGTGCCGCGAGGTTGCGGATTACATATCCCTCTGCCTGGTGCTTGACGAAGATGTCGTGGCGCCGGTGATGGCCCAACACGGCATGCGCCTGGCCGGCTCGCCGGCAGAGGAGGAGCGAGCGGTGCCGCAGGTGTCGACCCAAGCGGAAAGATTTCTTTCGTGGACTGCCTTGTCATTCACGATGTTCATCAGAAGGCAGGAGCTGGAGAGCTCCAAGTATCTCAGGAACGATTTGTTCACCATCCGTTGCGACATTACCATCCTCAACTATATCCGCGGGGTGCCGCCCTTTATCCCGGAGCCCCCGTGCGACCTGCGTCAGGAGTTCGCCAAGCTCCTCGAGACCGAGATGGGCGCCGATGTGGTGTTCGAGGTCGGCGGCGAGACCGTGGCGGCCCACCGGTGCGTGCTCGCGGTTCGTTCGGCGGTCTTTGCGGCCGAGCTCTTCGGGCCATTGAAGGAGGGCAATGCTGCCACCACCGGGGTCGTCGTGCGCGTGGACGACATGGAGGCGGAAGTGTTCAAGGCGCTGCTTCGTTACGTGTACACCGGCAAGTTGCCGGAGATGTGCAAGGAAGACGAAGACGTCACCTGTCAGCATCTGCTCGTGGCAGCGGATAGGTATGGCATAGGGCGGCTGAAGTTGATCTGCGAGGCAAGGCTGTGCCATTACATAAATGTGGACTCCTTGGCGATCATCTTGGCGCTAGCCGAGCAGCACCATTGTCAGGGGCTGAAGAAGGCGTGCTTTTACTTTCTCGCCGCTCCCGGGAATCTGACGGCCGTCATGGCCACCGACGGCTTCCAGCATTTGGCAACAAGCTGCCCTTCTATTATGCTTGAGATCATGGCGTTCTTGGCGCATTAG